AGATGTTGCCGACATTTTTCAGCCAATCCTCTCCGATCTTGCCCATGAGGAATTCTGGATCCTTTTTCTAAACAGGTCAAACAGAGTGATTAACCTGATGAAACTTAGTCAGGGTGGCATTAGCGGCACTGTAACCGATGTAAGAATGGTGATGAAAAAGGCAATTGAATATCTTGCTTCAGGAATTATCGTCTGCCATAATCATCCGTCGGGAAACCTTAATCCAAGTGAATCAGACACAAAAATAACCCTGAAGATCAAAGAGGCAGGAAACCTGATGGATATTCAGCTTCTCGATCACCTGATAATTTCGGATAAGGATTATTATAGTTTTGCGGATAATGGGTTGCTCTGATTGTCGTGCGGTCTTGCAGTCGTGCGGTCTTGCAGTCTGACCTCACTAAGGTCTTCACATGACTTGAGCAGTGAGCCAACACTTTGCTT
This genomic stretch from Bacteroidales bacterium harbors:
- the radC gene encoding DNA repair protein RadC; this encodes MSIKITDWAVEDRPREKLIQKGTSSLSDAELLGILISSGTKDKSAVDLGRELLTLANNNLNSLGKLTIADLRKLHGIGTARAVTIAAALELGRRRKLAESPEVAQIKCSKDVADIFQPILSDLAHEEFWILFLNRSNRVINLMKLSQGGISGTVTDVRMVMKKAIEYLASGIIVCHNHPSGNLNPSESDTKITLKIKEAGNLMDIQLLDHLIISDKDYYSFADNGLL